From one Cucurbita pepo subsp. pepo cultivar mu-cu-16 chromosome LG17, ASM280686v2, whole genome shotgun sequence genomic stretch:
- the LOC111778366 gene encoding ER lumen protein-retaining receptor-like, with the protein MNIFRLAGDMTHLASILVLLLKIHTIKSCAGISLRTQELYALVFITRYLDIFDGFSSIYNSIMKLIFLGSSLSIVWYMRQHKVVRRSYDKDQDTFRNQYIVLPCLLLALVFNHKFTFKEVMWTFSLFLEAVAILPQLVLLQRTRNIDNLTGQYVFLLGSYRALYILNWVYRYFTEPRFVRWTTWIAGFVQTLLYVDFFYYYIVSWKNNVKLELPA; encoded by the exons atgaatatCTTCAGATTGGCTGGGGATATGACTCATTTGGCTAGCATTTTGGTTTTGCTCCTCAAAATTCATACTATCAAGTCTTGTGCAG GCATTTCTTTGAGGACTCAAGAACTTTACGCCCTGGTTTTCATTACCCGATATTTGGACATATTTGACGGATTTTCATCAATATACAATTctataatgaaattaatattccTGGGGAGTTCTCTCTCCATTGTTTGGTACATGCGACAACACAAAGTCGTGCGTCGATCATACGACAAGGACCAGGACACATTTCGCAATCAATATATTGTGTTGCCTTGTCTACTGTTGGCACTGGTTTTTAATCATAAGTTTACGTTTAAAGAG GTTATGTGGACGTTTTCTCTATTTCTCGAAGCTGTTGCCATTCTTCCTCAATTGGTGTTGCTACAAAGGACAAGGAATATCGACAACTTAACGGGACAATACGTCTTCCTTCTCGG CTCGTACCGTGCATTGTACATATTGAATTGGGTCTACCGCTACTTCACCGAGCCAAGATTCGTTCGTTGGACAA CTTGGATAGCGGGTTTCGTGCAAACGTTGCTGTATGTGGATTTCTTCTACTACTATATCGTAAG CTGGAAGAACAACGTGAAGCTTGAGTTACCAGCTTAG
- the LOC111779098 gene encoding PLASMODESMATA CALLOSE-BINDING PROTEIN 1-like isoform X1, translating to MATLFLYHSFLLLLIGTTTTTSAVSSEYWCVARSDVSDEALQTALNYACATGADCTPILPNGLCFLPNTIQAHASYAFNSFFQRKAMAPGSCNFAGSATIAHSNPSYGSCVYPSSISTAGGAITPSPPGNTSPTITTPTTTTTTPSFNNGGTDDTNGLNPVYNPTSTNSKASSSLTTSKLLILIWLSIAISLAS from the exons ATGGCCACGCTTTTTCTCTACCACtccttcctcctccttctcatcggaaccaccaccaccacctccgcCGTTTCCAGCGAGTATTGGTGCGTGGCTCGCAGCGACGTCAGCGACGAGGCGCTACAGACGGCGCTGAACTATGCCTGCGCCACCGGCGCCGATTGCACTCCTATTCTGCCGAACGGCCTATGCTTCCTCCCCAACACCATCCAGGCCCACGCCTCCTACGCCTTCAACAGCTTCTTCCAGCGCAAGGCCATGGCTCCTGGCTCCTGTAACTTCGCCGGCTCCGCCACCATCGCCCACTCCAACCCCA GTTATGGATCTTGTGTTTATCCATCTTCAATCAG TACTGCAGGAGGAGCAATCACACCGAGCCCTCCAGGAAACACTAGCCCGACAATAACAACACCAACCACAACCACCACCACGCCAAGCTTCAACAACGGTGGTACCGATGACACGAATGGACTAAACCCAGTATACAACCCGACATCTACCAACTCGAAAGCCTCTTCGAGTCTTACGACCTCTaaactcttgatcttgatatGGTTGTCGATTGCTATCTCACTCGCTTCGTAA
- the LOC111778365 gene encoding elongation factor 1-alpha-like, producing the protein MGKEKIHINIVVIGHVDSGKSTTTGHLIYKLGGIDKRVIERFEKEAAEMNKRSFKYAWVLDKLKAERERGITIDIALWKFETTKYYCTVIDAPGHRDFIKNMITGTSQADCAVLIIDSTTGGFEAGISKDGQTREHALLAFTLGVKQMICCCNKMDATTPKYSKARYDEIVKEVSSYLKKVGYNPDKIPFVPISGFEGDNMIERSTNLDWYKGPTLLEALDLIQEPKRPSDKPLRLPLQDVYKIGGIGTVPVGRVETGVLKPGMVVTFGPTGLTTEVKSVEMHHESLPEALPGDNVGFNVKNVAVKDLKRGFVASNSKDDPAKEAANFTSQVIIMNHPGQIGNGYAPVLDCHTSHIAVKFAEILTKIDRRSGKELEKEPKFLKNGDAGMVKMIPTKPMVVETFSSYPPLGRFAVRDMRQTVAVGVIKSVEKKDPTGAKVTKSAVKKK; encoded by the exons ATGGGTAAGGAAAAGATTCACATCAACATCGTGGTCATTGGTCATGTCGACTCTGGTAAGTCGACCACCACTGGTCACCTTATCTACAAGCTTGGAGGAATTGACAAGCGTGTGATCGAGAGGTTCGAGAAGGAAGCTGCTGAGATGAACAAAAGGTCATTCAAGTATGCTTGGGTGCTCGACAAACTTAAGGCAGAGCGTGAACGTGGTATTACCATTGACATTGCTCTGTGGAAGTTTGAGACCACCAAGTATTACTGCACAGTCATTGATGCTCCCGGACATCGTGACTTTATCAAGAACATGATTACTGGAACCTCACAGGCTGATTGTGCCGTCCTCATCATTGACTCGACCACTGGTGGTTTTGAAGCTGGTATTTCCAAGGATGGTCAGACCCGTGAGCACGCTCTCCTTGCTTTCACCCTTGGTGTCAAGCAAATGATCTGCTGCTGTAACAAG ATGGATGCCACCACCCCCAAATACTCAAAGGCAAGGTATGATGAAATCGTGAAGGAAGTGTCGTCTTACCTCAAGAAGGTTGGATACAATCCAGACAAAATCCCCTTCGTGCCCATCTCTGGTTTCGAGGGTGACAACATGATTGAGAGGTCCACCAACCTTGACTGGTACAAGGGACCAACACTTCTTGAGGCTCTTGACTTGATCCAGGAGCCCAAGAGGCCCTCAGACAAGCCCCTCCGTCTCCCACTTCAGGACGTTTACAAGATTGGTGGTATTGGAACTGTCCCTGTCGGTCGTGTTGAGACTGGTGTCCTCAAGCCTGGTATGGTTGTCACCTTCGGACCAACTGGACTGACCACTGAAGTTAAGTCCGTTGAAATGCACCACGAGTCTCTCCCAGAGGCCTTGCCTGGTGACAATGTTGGATTCAACGTGAAGAACGTTGCAGTCAAGGATCTCAAGCGTGGTTTCGTTGCCTCAAACTCCAAGGATGACCCTGCCAAGGAGGCTGCCAACTTCACATCTCAGGTTATCATCATGAACCACCCTGGCCAAATCGGTAATGGTTATGCCCCAGTCCTTGATTGCCACACCTCCCACATTGCTGTTAAGTTCGCCGAGATCCTCACCAAGATCGATCGTCGATCTGGTAAGGAACTCGAGAAGGAGCCCAAGTTCTTGAAGAACGGTGATGCTGGTATGGTTAAGATGATTCCCACCAAGCCCATGGTTGTGGAGACCTTCTCTTCATACCCACCTTTGGGTCGTTTTGCTGTTCGTGACATGCGTCAAACTGTTGCTGTTGGTGTGATCAAGAGCGTGGAGAAGAAGGACCCAACGGGAGCCAAGGTGACCAAGTCCGCtgtgaagaagaaataa
- the LOC111779098 gene encoding PLASMODESMATA CALLOSE-BINDING PROTEIN 2-like isoform X2 — protein MATLFLYHSFLLLLIGTTTTTSAVSSEYWCVARSDVSDEALQTALNYACATGADCTPILPNGLCFLPNTIQAHASYAFNSFFQRKAMAPGSCNFAGSATIAHSNPSYGSCVYPSSIRRSNHTEPSRKH, from the exons ATGGCCACGCTTTTTCTCTACCACtccttcctcctccttctcatcggaaccaccaccaccacctccgcCGTTTCCAGCGAGTATTGGTGCGTGGCTCGCAGCGACGTCAGCGACGAGGCGCTACAGACGGCGCTGAACTATGCCTGCGCCACCGGCGCCGATTGCACTCCTATTCTGCCGAACGGCCTATGCTTCCTCCCCAACACCATCCAGGCCCACGCCTCCTACGCCTTCAACAGCTTCTTCCAGCGCAAGGCCATGGCTCCTGGCTCCTGTAACTTCGCCGGCTCCGCCACCATCGCCCACTCCAACCCCA GTTATGGATCTTGTGTTTATCCATCTTCAATCAG GAGGAGCAATCACACCGAGCCCTCCAGGAAACACTAG
- the LOC111778993 gene encoding uncharacterized protein LOC111778993 yields MRNGMRYHGGGDDHRQESHFLEACFLCRRPLGFNRDIFMYKGNTPFCSKECRQEQIEMDEAQEKSWRMSSSYAADKTTASGKKNVRTDTVAVA; encoded by the exons ATGAGGAACGGAATGCGGTACCATGGCGGCGGTGATGATCACCGGCAAGAATCTCATTTCCTCGAAGCTTGCTTCCTCTGCCGGAGGCCGCTCGGATTCAACCGAGACATTTTCATGTACAA AGGAAACACGCCGTTCTGTAGCAAAGAGTGCCGGCAGGAACAGATTGAAATGGACGAAGCGCAGGAGAAGAGCTGGAGAATGTCTTCGTCGTATGCGGCGGATAAAACGACGGCGTCTGGTAAGAAGAACGTAAGGACGGATACAGTTGCAGTGGCGTGA